The DNA segment TTTGTAAATAGTTCAAGAGTCAATAAAGACTGCTAACCATTCAAAGATTTTCTATTGAGTTGTAACCAACATCCTTCAACAATTCCTTTAGGGAATGGTGCAAATTAGATTTTAAGGAATCTGGGCAGCCAGATGGGGTTGTTGAACCCCATTCAGCCAGGCCCACCTGCAAGAGGAGATCTGATGGTTCTTGGTGCAAGAGAATGCAGATAGACATTACTTCTGATCCTAGTGGAATTACATTTGAAGTAATAGACTtgcatttaaaaaataactttatttaataaaaaataaaaacatttaaaaGTGGGGTTCAGACAATATTGCTGATTGAAGCATTTAGGAGGACATTAGTGGTTTTGACAAATTGGAAATAAATACAGACGTCAGTTGCAAGATGGTGCTGATCTTCATTTGGCTGTTTCTAGCATATTTGTTCTTAACAGTCTGCATAAAAAGAAAGGATTCTTTAGCAAGTCATGCTTCATGAAGAATTATCCAGCAGCCCATTCTAGGATCTCTGGAGTGGAGTTATTTAGGGTGCTATTTTTTGCTGAATGAGTGCTTGAAAACTTCAACTGGAGGTTAACAATACTTCACTCAGGTCAGAGATGCAAAATGCAGGAGTATTTCCTGCTTGGGAAATCTAATGCCACTCCAGAGCTTATTTACCAAGGTACCATCCAAGTGCATTGGAGAAACTAGATGCAGCCCGTGGCATTGCCCAAGAGAAAAAAGTATCTACAAGCTTACCATGTGTTTGGTCATGTGGTTATTGACATGTACAACATTCTTAGCCATGTGCTGCATAACAGGAAGTAGCTGCTCCTCTTGATAGCCCAGGTAGTACTGCAAGAGGAGTGTCTGAAAAGCAACAAGCCAGGATTTAATGCTTGCAACAAAGGTCATGTCTGTTATCTCCACAGTAAACATGTACTTACCCATTCACCACAATTCAGGAGTTTCTGAGCAAGGTGGAAGGCAGAGGCAGCAATCAGAGATGGAGGGTAATGCACCATCTCATAGTCTCCCATTGTCAATTCCATCAAGTATTTGGCAAGAACATGTTGTTCAGTGCTAGCCTGAACAGAAAAGGCAtcgatttaaaaaatacattataCCAAATGCTCAAGTGACCAGCTATTAGGAACTTGCCCATGCAATAGAACAGTCTAAATTATGAATTCACAATTCTAGTACACGAGATGTTTGATCAttaaatcctactgtgcagagggagattgtttggcccatcaagtctgcaccaattgacAGGCCAgaccctatgcctgtaaccccatgtatttacccagctttaaacaccaaggggcaatttagcatggccaatctacataacctgcatatcttttagactgtggggctCCAGAAGACATGGGGTGAAcataggaccccccccccccccccccaggctggaattgaacctagatccctggtgctgtgactgtACAGCCACTAACCACGGCTAGCTTACTGCTCCATGAAAAGACACCTCAATTTTACTTGCCTCAAGATTGGGAAACTAAAGAACaatgaacattacagcacaggaatagacccttcatccctccaagcctgcaccaaccatgctgcccaacttaaccaaaaccccctacccttccagggaccatatccctctattctcatcctattcagacaccccttaaaagtcactacagtatctgcttccactacctcccccagcatctgcttccactacctcccccagcaacaagttccttctgtaccctctccaaagcctccacatctttctggtagtgtggcaaccagaattgaacactatattccaagtgcggcctaagcttctataaagctgcaacatgacttacccatttttaaactcagtgccctggccaatgaaggtaagcatgctgcgtcttcttgactaccttctccacctgcattgccactttcagtgacctgtgtacctgtacacccagatccctttgcctatcaatactcttaagggttctgtcatttattatatatttcctatctgtattagacctcccaaaatgtattacctcacatttgtctgccaTCTCTGCCCAAAgtgtccaactgatctatatcctgctggtcctcatcactatctgcaaatccaccaaccttaatcaaaccagttacattttcctccaaaatcATTTAcatacagcaaaggtcccagcactgatccctgaggaatgccacttatcACAACCTTCCATtcacagaaatgcacccttccactgctaccctgtcttttatgagccagttctatatccaccttgccagattacccctgatcccatgcgacttcaccctcagcaccagtctgccatgagggacttcgtcaaaggccttactgaagtccatgtaaacatccactgccctaccttcaatcatctttgtcacttcctcaaaaaactcgatcaagttagtgagacatgatctccccttcacaaaaccatgttgcctcttgctaatatgtccacttatttccaagtgggaataaatcctgtcgaagaatcctctccaataatttccctaccactgatgcaaagctcactggcctgtaattacctggattattcttgccactttttaaacaaaggaacaacattgactattctccaatcctctgggacctcccctgcagccagtgaggatacaaagatttctcaaggccccagcaatttcctcccttgcctctattctggggacttgtctaccttcagtgtttctcaagaaccaatacctcttttgatctcaacatgactatctacacaccctttcccaggctcatcatccaccaagtccttctctctggtgaatactgacacaaaatattcatttaatacctcacccatttcaccTGGCTCCACatgtagattccctcccttgtcctcaagtgggccaaccctcttgctctatgtataaaaagccttgggattttccttaatcctgctggccaatgctttgtgaccccttttagccctccttactcaagtttctactttccttatattccacacttgcttcatgcgtTCCCAGCTTTGGTGAATGCTTCCTTTTctctgactaggctcacaatatctcttgttatccaaggttcctaaaacttgccatacttgtcCTTcagccttacaggaatgtgctggtcctgaatccctactAAAACTAATCTGGAGCCTGGTGGAGATACTGATAAAAGCAACAGATGAGATGTTCATCTCATTAGAAGACAGACTGGAAGCTTACTTCTACAACTTTTGATGCTCTTCTGAGAAAGTGTAGTGGAAGTGGTTTTCCCAGAGAAAAGTCAAGTTTCTTTAAGATGGACCTCTCCATTTGCCGTATTTGAGCACTGGAGCAAGCATCATCAGTGATGATGACAAAGTCCCCAATTTCCGGAGGATAAATCTCTTCATATTTGGAAGCAACAAGCATTGCTGTTACACCAACAAGTTGTAGATGATTCTTTGTTACTGGATTAACCTAAGAAAGTAGTCACAGTTGTTAGAGTTTAGCAGAGCTTTGACTACCAGATCTGAATTTTGATATTGGGCTAGGTCAATGAAGCAAGTGCAAACCAAAAATTTAGGCAAATGTTTAAATCAATTTGACTACAGGCTATAGAATGAACAGCCAAGTATGGTATTCACCAAGAAGTTCAAAAAATGTTTCTCCATGATCAGAATAGTTGGGTGGGCCAATTTACATAAGGGAACCAAGAACAGCACAAAGCCAAAAAAATCTTACCTGAAGAAATCTGTCCAAAATAGACACCGTCAAGTACATAGTTTCTTGGAGCAACTTAAATTTCACCTGAACCTGCACAAGCCAGTCAATTAGAATAGCACGCATGCTTCCAGTTATCTTCTGTCCCATCAGGTAGTTTGGCCTCACTACCTGCTTGGTCTAAATAATAAACACTTGTAAATAATTGGCCTGCTGGCTACATGTTTCAAGTATTAACAGGATTTCAACAAGTGGGAAATGTAGGGATCTATTTAACAGTAGTCAGATACTACAAATTctcatttatcagacagaaatttGCCTTGGTCTTTATTGGAACAGCTTCTCCCACTCTCCTGTACTAAGTCCAGAATTGGGACCATGTCATCATATCTCAATGACTAGACTGCTACATTTGCTTCCATTAACAGGTTATTAGTCAAGAAACTCTGGCTAAACTTACTGGATATTTTACTTAGGAGAAAGGTCTTGGAGAACAAGATCCACATAATATTAGCCATAGACCTTCCCAGTTACTCAAGGTTTTCATTCTTGCCACTAACAGCAGTTTATTGCTAGGCAAGACCTGTGTCTTCATGGTTAAAGGGAAGGAAAACTGACCTCAAGTTCCCTCAAATATTTGTAGACGTCTTTAACATATTCACTGCACAGCATTGTGTTGTTGCCATCCTTTCTATCAACATCTTCAACAGGTAAGATTTCATTAGAAAAGGCTTCAATTGGCTCTTCAGACATACATACTGAAATATCCATTGGGGATGGAGATGGTGGCACCTGGTACAATGGATACAGTGAGTTAACCAAATGAATGGACAGTCTAAACATGAAGTGCAAGTCAAAACTTAAATGTATATTAGCTTTCTCACTGAATCAGAAACTGCATATCCAACATTAAATTTGTTTTGCAACCCACATTGGAGTATTTGTGCAAGTGGAGTAACAAGAGTGGATAATGAGGATTTAAATCCAGGTCTTTTGGAACCAAAATTGATAAATCATGTGTAGAAACTAGTCTATTTAAAAGTGAATAACCACAACAGCTCAAATATGGGATATTCCATTAAGAACTCATTTGTTCTTTATCAATATTGAAATTAAAAATTTTAACTAGAGGTTCCTCAGCTAGTGCCAGGAATTCATTTTCTAGCAATGAAATTTACCCATTACCAAGCCAGGATAAACATTTTATACACAAGTAAATCAAACCTCAGGTTTTGCAATGTTCTCAGTGTGGTATGGTTTTGGCAGTAGAGCTTCTGGCTGTTTGCACATCTTCACTGGTTCAATTTTTGGAGCCATCACTATTTGTTCCTGCAAATTCAAATACAAGTGGGAGTTTTTATATATCTGCACTAAGCAAATAATCCAGCTGAATCATAGTTAAGGGAAGATAGTCAAGATCACCATACACAAATAAGCAAGCACTGATCCCATTTCATCAGAGTAAGAAgcctcaacaccaggttatttggaatcaagctttgggagcactgctccttcatccagtttaaccaggtgttgagacttcttactgtgcccaccccagtccaatgccagcatcgccACATTTCCCTAGAAGTAGAGAAATGGCCACTATGTGAACCACCACAAGTTCATGATAGTATTATCACCAACCTTTAACAATAGCACATCAACTCCTTTTGTGTGTATTAACTCCCGGAGCTGTTCAAATACAATATTTATAAGTATGGTGCCTAGTCAACAATGCAAAAAGATATGAGGCTAAACATCAAGTGTTCAGTTGGAGATATGCATGCACTGAAAAGCAAACTGAAGCAGCTATTTCAAGTGTACCCATTTACAAAATCAGCAAGGATGACCAGGTTAAAACACCAACTAAAATGATAAATTTGAAGGAGTAGCCTTCGTTAAAAGAATGTTACTAGGCTACAATTGGTTTAACATATCAAATCccactccaattccattttcaagtttgctgatgacactaccatagtgggtcagatctcaaacaatgatgagacagagtacaggaaagaaaaatcaggtgaattggtgcaatgacagTAATCTGTCCCCGTCAGTAAAATGGagatcaggaagcatagtggaggatatgcccctgtcgacaaacagtcatgatgtggaaacggttgagtgcttcaagtttcaacctgtcctggtccctccacacagactatagttaacaaagcccaccaatacctctactttctcaggaggcaaaggaaatttagcatgtccgttttgactttttacagatgcaccatataaagcatcctttccaggtgtCTCACAGCTTgttacagctcctgctctgtccaaatccaagaaactacaaagggttgttaacatagcccagtccatcacaaaccagccttccatttaCACATCCCACTGCTTGAGGGAGCCATcataaatcaaggaccccacagacTTCTGttgagatacaaaattctgaggacacgtaccaaccaactcaaggacaacTTCCCTGTTGAATAGCCCCACCttgtattaagctgaccttttctccccccccccccccccccgttccatctgtaactgcaacactaaattctgcaactTCTCCCTCATGAACAGCATGTtttctgtgtagcatgcaagaaacaatacttttcactgtatcccaatacatggcatcagtggcaagcactgctgcctcacagggccagagacccaggttcaattccagccttaggtcaccatcggtgtggagtttgcacattcttcatgGCTGTGGGttctctctgggtgctctagtttcctcccacagtccaaagaggtgggcGTTAGGTCAATGGGGCAATTTgacaaattgccccctagtgtcagggggattaggagggcaagtgtgtggggtcacaggacctgggtgggattgttgtcagtgcacaccCAATGGCCTTTCTgccctgtagattctatgaaacaataataaatcatagaaaccactgCCTACGACAGAGGAACGTTCCCAAGTCAGAATCTTTCAAAGTACACTCACCTTTTTCAGAGCTAAAGCTCCACATGGCTTATTGATGATATCCACCAAAGCAACTCTACGCTCCAAGCCCATGGTTGGGCAGTTTTTTGATCGGATTTCTGCTGCAGTAGCAGCCGCTCGGGTAGCCTAAAAAGGGAGAATACTGCAGTTACTGGGAGGCAAGTCtagactttggggggggggggggggggggagaagagaaaaaGGCCAATTGATTAAAGGTGGCTATGCAGTCAGACACGCACTTACTGTCCTTCCAGCATCCTTCCATTTTCAAAGCCACCTCACTGActgtcctctccccaccccaataCAATTACCCAATTTGTGGTTTAAGTTGCTATCATAtggattttctttttttaaaaaaacttgcttcCTGGAACAGGTTTGTGCTCAGTCTTTGGGAAAGGTTCTATAGAGTCCAACATTAAGCAATATTACTAAACTGTCAGTAGAACACTGGAATTATTAAAGAATCATTTCAAAGTTAGAAGTATATAAAGCAAGGCGAGAGCGCCTTACTCCTCACCAAATCTTAATACCAAGGGAAAGCGCCAGAATGTACATTAAACACCAGACAAGTAATTAACATGTCAAACGGGAGCCTGACAATTTAAACACACAACTAGGAACTTGAAAAGTGAAGAAATCTAATTGGTGGCAGTGTCGAGTCAGCACAAGGCAATTACCAAAATAGTCA comes from the Mustelus asterias chromosome 6, sMusAst1.hap1.1, whole genome shotgun sequence genome and includes:
- the LOC144494682 gene encoding G2/mitotic-specific cyclin-B1-like produces the protein MAVRVRRATRAAATAAEIRSKNCPTMGLERRVALVDIINKPCGALALKKEQIVMAPKIEPVKMCKQPEALLPKPYHTENIAKPEVPPSPSPMDISVCMSEEPIEAFSNEILPVEDVDRKDGNNTMLCSEYVKDVYKYLRELETKQVVRPNYLMGQKITGSMRAILIDWLVQVQVKFKLLQETMYLTVSILDRFLQVNPVTKNHLQLVGVTAMLVASKYEEIYPPEIGDFVIITDDACSSAQIRQMERSILKKLDFSLGKPLPLHFLRRASKVVEASTEQHVLAKYLMELTMGDYEMVHYPPSLIAASAFHLAQKLLNCGEWTLLLQYYLGYQEEQLLPVMQHMAKNVVHVNNHMTKHMTVKNKYARNSQMKISTILQLTSVFISNLSKPLMSS